The following nucleotide sequence is from Populus nigra chromosome 15, ddPopNigr1.1, whole genome shotgun sequence.
tagaaaggaaaagtGAGAAAGAGCtggtttttaataaataaaaaagtacctGCTGAGAAGCTCCTTTCCTCTTTATGCAACTATCATTCAACAGCTAGTCAAAGAAACAACACGGAAAAAGCATTATTAGCTTTCTTGGTTGCATATATAATCTTACAATTTTGAAATGCAAACTCAGATTGCCTTTAACCGTCCATAAAGCTGAGAGCAATGTTCATTTAGAGCATTCTTTAGGGGGGGAAAAAATCACTGCACAGTACTAGCTAGTAAGGCAGTAGCTTTTCCTTTCTGGTTTCAAATTCAAGCTTCCCAAACCCTTTTAAGGAGGTAATGGATCCAATAAAGCATACCTGACCGGGGTCCTCGGGAAATATACAGTTGCTTTCTCCTTGAACCTACAAAGAAAATGTACAATCATCAACCAGTAAGtatcatataattaagaaaaCGAATATATCAAGCACATGCAAGGACATAAccacagatatatatatatgcatgagttttttttttttttcatgctttggGAGTGGAGAAGTTATGGAATTTTATAAACTCAGTTTCTTACAGATTGTTGCTGCCTCATATTTGTGGATCCACTGCCCAAGTACGGTAAGCTGAGAGCCTGCAATATATTCGAGGGGGTAGGAGgagggaatatatatatttaggacTTCAATATCTAAAAGAATGTTAAAGGAATATTGTGTAATACTTAAATCTTTTGCAGGGTGCCATCACTGGTTCATGGTTGTTcgtgaaaataaaaggaagaaaggaaCATCACCTCAATTTGGCTCTGAAGGAATCTGATGTACCCTATAGCTTCTAACAAGACAGAGGCCGTGTCAGTCTGCAAAAGAGAGAATACCACACCACAAACATCCAAAGTCATATTTCTTGTCTTCTTTATAGCTAGGTTTACGTGAAAACTCTagccttaaaataaataaataaataatgtaaattAGAAAAACAGAAGATGAAGGAAAAGGGGAAGCTTTTATTAGTGGGAAAAATCTCCTTTTATGTATATCCATAAAAAGagttgtgtttgttttattcctttttttatctGCGAGATCtagcaatatttattttttaataaataagagaaattcAAGCTCACCTTCCCAAATGGAGAAACAAGCTGGTGAAGAGCGGTAATCCTATCACCTAATTTCTCCTTCCTCACCTGGTGAATTCAAACATGCATGTActtaaaattgttttcttcttcttctttaatctcttaatgaagaattaaagatgcaaattaattaaaagaatcacCGTGGTTCAAGAAATGGACAATCAAGAAAGACAAATACACAGCCACCACCCCAGCGGATGTTTGTGCATGTGCGTGCTCTGTGTGTATTATGTGATGGAGGATTCTCTTCAGATGTGTACATTACCTTAAAGGTAGGTTGGGCTGAAGAAGATTGAACCCTAGCTTTCTTTACTGCCCCACCAGTAGCGGTGCTGTTACACTACCAAAAGGGAAGATAGCAGAAGAAGTATTTAATAACAAATCTGATTGCTTCAAGCCTGTTAtaatacatataattaacagtTTGAGACCTAACAAAACCATTAATCTAGATGTAGAAtgaagaatttataaaaaataaaaaaataaaaggttttctGAATTCTCTTTGTTGGATAAcctattcaaattaattaacggatATTTATTTTGGCCATCATGAAGGGATACGTGAACAAATTCCTGTTGAAGCcctaaaataaataggatttcttaATGAAAAGTCAGTGGAAAATAACCCTTTTCCACTCTCACTCACGTCAGAAGATCGATCTGGTGGTGGATGCCTTCCATCTCCTTTGCTGGTAGAGAAATCCAACATGTTACTGCTGAAACTGGTAACACAGGACTTGGGGGATGAAGCAGGTATCACTTGAGAACAAGCTGTAGGTTTTGCAGCTGCCTGGAAATCTTCATTTGCACCGTACACGTAGTTGCTTGCAGAGTTTTCTTGCTTGACATCCACAACCGAAGCACTTGATGCTTGATGTAACACTTGCTCCTCCCAATTCTCCATCTTCTTTGCTTGAAAATTGCTTATATTGCTCTTGTCTTCATCACACACCAATCCACCCCTAAAAGATCATATCACACAAAACCCAAGTAAATCATAATATCCACTCTTCATTTGGTATAACTCATGATATATAGAAACTGTCCAGGATCTAGAAAGAAAGAGACGAAATTAAAGAGTGCCATCAAACATTTCTAGAAGAAGACCACTAGAACAAGCATGACAAACATGTCTAGAAGAAGACCACAAGAACAAGTATGATTAATAAAGCACATCCATAAAGCTGCATCAAGAGTACTTATGAGGTGTGTGTGTGGGAATGAGAGATAGACAGGGAGAACTTTACAGAAGCAGTTGGCTCCATGACTCTGGAAGCTGATCTGGGTTATCATAATTCCaagaaggaagaggaagagaagatgatgaagaagaagaaatggaaggTAGGAATTGAGGGAAGAGACTAGGAGGAGGCAGAAAAGGAGAGGGTTGTTGATGATGAGTTATTGGTGGCCTCATATTGTTGATGCTCCACCAGTTGGGGTTGCCAGCCATCATTTGCTGCACCGGTGAACTCTGCAAAACTCCTCTATTCATTGCCTTCctacagaatatatatattttccccCTTGGTATATATGATGATCTCTTTCACTCTAGTTGTACTAGCTataaatctctctcttttttatttctcctcCCTTTTCTTGAAGCTCCTAAGCAGGGTCTTTGTAGAAAGTTTGAGGGGTCTTCCTGTTCTGGATTAAATAGAAGAAAGTCCTCCTGTTGAGAGAATTTAAATCATGGAGGTTTGAGAACCTGTCTTTGTTTCTCTCCCTCCTTTCTTTATTactttacttttttcttctctcttttttccccctttcttttgtatgtttttcttttctacttTATCTCTGCTTTTGCTTTAGCTCAAAGTGGGACACAAAAGGTATTATGAACTCTAGTTAATTTAtaatactgaaaaaaaaaaaaaaaatgatttcactACAATGACAGTAGGTGTACCCATTTTTCCATCATGttttattgtgatttattttttagctcaTACTTTATGAATGTACCGGATTTTACTTGTACAGatggtaatttaatttaaacttattaGATAAtttgggtgtgtgtgtgtgaatagtAATTAGGTAATGGATCGATGCTCAAAATATAATGGGTTtggtataaatatttaaaaatttttaatccaATGAATAATTggtatgaatatttattttggataaaGATATAGTATAGACATACTAGAAACTTAACTTGTGATATCCGTTGTCATATCTAATTATTCGATAATacatttcattaaataaaaattatttagacttaaaatttataaaaattcataactAACTTGCacttaatttttactttaattagaGAGAATACAGGTAGTAGAACtcgaatttataattatttgattattaaaactctaatattatcttaaaaaataatttcaatccaaaaatttacgttattgatattgatataaggatttcaatgaaaatttaaattttgaattatccTTTGTCTCTTCATATCATTATGCTTCAGACTTGGTGTGCTCTCTCTAGGTATAACATATTATGAGTTGTCTTTCCCTTGTATAACAGATTTATTAGCTGTAGATATTAAATGTACATTTTATATAAGTTAATACAATGTAATGCATCATGcaagataatataaaattaattattcattggAATTCATctaataagtttaatttttggatttctttcacGTTATATAATAGTCTTAACAACCAAGCGGTCAAGAATTTGATTTTCGTCACCCTGGttctttctaataaaataataaaactaaatacaagataatggtagatttgtttttattttaagttaaaaaaaattatttgaaaatatatttacagaataatataaaattatttattgaagttttacttaacaagatttaattaaacccaaaatcTCTTGCAACTCAACAATATAAAATCATgacttaaatttcttttttccttgagaATGACTTCCTAATTAATAGAGTGATTATtggccataaaaataaaatctagtttACAGTCAAACTATAGTAAATATACACAACtaacatttaatatttcatttccaCGTCCCACTCTCACACATAGTTACTTTAATAGGATTTAAATGCACCGAAAGTAATTTCTCTTCTTATTAtgctcctctgtttttttcttcttctgtcaTAATATGGTTTTGTGATTGAATTTATCGAGTCGTGAAGCAAACAGTAAATTGTCTCTAAgcaggttttatatatatatatatatatatatattatggccGCCTCTTTATCTACGTGGCTAAATACTCTTTCACTCTTCATGGACTAGCTAGGCACTATTTACTACCATGCATGTAGAAAATTCTATGAAATGGGCAAAATATACACTGGCTCAATTATGTATAAAGAGCGATATCATATATAGCTGCATTGTATAGCTGAAAGAATAGGAAAATCAGGGACTGACCACCCACtgatgaaagaaagaagaagggatAATGGGTGGATCATATCAGgtttattttctagaaattatCGGTTTGAGTATCACAAACTTTAGGATCATTGAAGctttatctaattattaattttaggatttcGAGAGATTAATCGAGGTACATATAAGTTAGTCTGGATATCCacggttaaaaaataataataaataaataaataaaaaaagaaagaaagaagaatggaTGACAGCTACGTACGTCAGGATGATGGGAAAAATAAGAACTGCTAGCAGTGTGTGGTGTGGTGACATACATGTATATGGTATACATGGATAATCTTCTAAGAATGTGGTAAATGTGAGATTAATGGACCCGTGAGAGATGAGACGGTCGACATATCACACTTTTCGAGAGGTCAAAATCTTGGGTTTGGAGATCCCTATCCTAAGGTCTCCAAAAGGAATGATTGCCATTTCCCCAGAATCATActatatgttattaattatcgTTGCTTTTCATCCTTGCTTTAATGCCTCGGAGCACTCCTATCacaaataatcattaattttttcaagtatttatGTCAGCAAGATATGAGGAACTACTATATATCTTCTTAATCTTACTTGCATTTTTGTTGAGATTAATTCTTGTATTTGGATTTctcattgaataaaataaattataagagaaatattgtttgattttaacTGTTTTCGTTAAGTTGTGATGCTATTCATGACAGTCCATGCCCACGAAAGAAAATTATGTCATGCTTTGATCAATAATTATGAAGTCGTCAACagcttgctatatatatatatatatatatatatatatatatatgtgtgtgtgtgtgtgtcatttCCTatcaatttatctttatatttagaaacgtgatcaaaataattttacaatcaTAATATGTGTGATTATATATGCAATAAGTTTATTTAAATACGAAGaagttaaaattaatgaagCCAATTTTGGTGTTAGTTATTTGTAAATTAACGGAATTAAATCTTTCTTAGACTTAGGTCAAAGATGAAATAGATAGTCTCCAATtatatattcattaattaatgGACTGGCCTTGAACCTTCAAAATcttattaattaacttaaatgaCATTATTATTCGATTGTCATTTTATGGTATGAAGTTCAGTTGActcaattaataattatatgaagGCCGGATTGACTAGGGATACCATGTATGTACGATCAAATTATagtttccatatatatatatatatatatatatatatatatatatatatatatataggggttTACATACGGGTTggatttgaaaataacaaaaaatatatagaccatagaaaattatttgatattattattatatcatttatAATGAGTTAACCttgaaaccttttaatttgatttattgtctagtctagttttaatattaaattttatgagaGTTACATCAACATAACCAGTCAACTTCGCAACTCGTTTCACAGGTTAAAAAATCTAactataaaattgagaaaaaaatgatgaaattgatagaaaaaatttTCTAAGCCCAACTTCTATGTGGcccatgtttaaaattaaactgtgTGGAAGTTGTCTTAACATAACCTAGTCAATTTAGTTGGTTCAAAGGCAACATGGTCAATCGGTAAAAAAAGTCTGAGtatgaaaactagaaaaaaagaagatgaaattgacCAAAAAGAAACATCTCGGCCTGATTCTTTACCTagcttgagtttaaaattaaattgtgtgagaGTTGTTTCAACGTGATTCAATTTACTTGTCCAATCCAAAGGCAACTCggataactattaaaaaaattaaaggatgaaattgaaagaaaaaaaaaagtaaagtatAAATGAAAGAGggagaaatggaagaaaaaaatggctagattgaaaaaagaaaaagaaaaaagagtagcTTTATTATCCATATAAACAATGAagctccataaaaaaaaattttagtatATGAACAGTGAAATCCTTAAagaatatcatgtttttttgttcaagtATAAAATAATGCATGTATACAATATATTTAAGTAAGAAATATGCTCACAAATAGATATGACATTAGATGTTGATCCGCGTTGTGCTGTGGggttagattattattatttcttttttttttgtaaaaaataatgtttaaaaaaagattaaaattctttttttagaaaaaaactccCCATAAAAAGTGTCAAGCCAATTcgggttaacttttcaaactcacgGTCCAAGTCATAAAATCGAAATAAcctgatataaaatataaaaaaaaccacaaagctccttttaaaaaaatattgaatgataaaatcagaaaggaaaataagtaaaacaaaaaaaaaatgccaacCTGCTTTAACTTTCCAAACTCATAACTTGGGTCATTAAACTAGAAGCAtctcacttaaaaaaatcatgataccCAATCTTCAcccaatcaaatgttgaaggatataataaaaaaaaattatacaaaaggatccaacacaaaaaaataacaattaaaacaataaggATCAACATAGAAATATAGAACAAAATAGAgaagaaccttttttttttattattgaatggtgaaattgaaccAATCACATGTTAAATGATGAGGTTgagaaagaaattaaactatagaaaaggatccaaaacaaacaaaaaatagcaattaaaagaatgggcATCaacatggaaataaaaaataaattagaggacaactaatttttttattgaagggtaaaattaaaaggaaaaatcaatttaCTACAAggacagttaaaaaaataaggataaaattaaaataaaaaataaattagaggacaacttaaattttttcattgaaggttgaaattgagaaaaaaaatcaatttaataaaatgataatttaaaaaataaggatcaaaattgaaataaaacataaattagatgataactaatattttttatttaaaggtgaaattaaaaagagaaatcaatttaacaaaatgatccaaaaaaacttaaaaggatGAGGACCGAAGtggaaaaaataacatatcataaattgaaattgaaggataaaattaaaaacaaatcataattttataaaagggtcaaaaataaaaattaaaaatgaaaagaataaaaaccaaagttaTAATCTCAATAAATAAAGGGCAACTCCAAAATTTTGCTTCTCTAGCATCAATTTTGAGGGGAAGAGAGATaacgagaaagaaaaaaaaagtgttggaGACATTGCACTAGCACCACCACAGGCTGCCCTAATAAGAAAAGAACGACATAACACTTCTAATGACATGGCACAAAGTAGTTTTTGCTCACTAGAACGCGCTGCCTAAAGGGTGTGAACGTCTCTCACAAGCTAGTGTGTGCATTGCACGCACGAGccacttttttaattaaactttatattttttaaataccaaaTTGTCACTAAGTCAacctaataataacaaaaaaaaatagcatgaaatacaaaaagaaacCCTATATGccacttttaaatatttttttgctttgaagaGTAATTGAGTCATTTTAGTGTGCTCTAGAAATATGAAAACACCAATTTATCcctattcaatttaataatgacTACAAGCATTATGAAAAACCTCACTGAACATAATATCcagttcaatatatatttttattggaagaaaaaaattgtttatacaCTATTCCAATAAATAAGGGTGAACAATGAGTTTTAACTTTTGTGAATgggcaaataattttttttgaattatttgaaaatcaatatttcgttgtttttttttatggctataTACTTATAGGTATAATGGGTGTGAGCAATGCACATGAGTGGGTAATTCCTTTTGGTTTATATGATTCATCATATTTGTAGTTTCAAAAAATACCTCAACTTTGAATTGATGCATGATTTTTAGGGAATATGATTTACTTTTTTAGTTAAAACAATTGAAACAATGGAGATCAAACTTATCACATAAACAAAAATCCaagccttttttcttcttgtacaATTCATGAGGCACGGAAAGAGTTTAACTTTTCATTCCTAAACTTTAATTGttctatattttttcctttagatTTTAGATAAGGGAGAAGATCACGAAAAAATAGGGACAAGAGAGAAAATAGCTAGTTGGTCACATTTCAGCTATGAAAAAGTTGATTTTGGTGTTGACGAGTTCTTATTAACAAGAGGAGTGATATTTACGTGTTTTTGAGCTTTTATCTCACTGAAAAAATAGATTGGGGTTAaggaagaatatttttttatttggtttaattttggaTTATATAGTTTAGGGGCGTTTTGAGGTTAGGAATTGGTTTGTTAGGATTCTTATGGTATTTATGAggtatttttagatgaaaataaattaaaaatgtgtttttggatataaaaataacatatgccCTAACTTTTTAACCACCTCTCATGTGCTTGAAAATTAGATCATTAAACAACGCCTTgtctactttgttttttattttattttttaaaaacatccaCTCTTAGACATAAAAAAGCCCCCACCTACGAGCTTGCATCGTGAGTCGATACTTGTGCCACAGGTGTTCTTTCTTGGTTGACTCCTAATGACTTATGGCTGTTAGCATCACTACTAGAAACACTAGTAGCGATTCTTTCCTCGCGACGTGCagtagaaaaaataactaaaattcaacaaagtaatgcaaaaattatttcaataacaattaaaattcatttcatttattaattcctaaaattattaattcctaaaattattaaaaacataaaattgaacaaaaataatgcaaaagaaaaacacaaaaaagaaaaaaaaatgaatgaaaaattctttCCTTGATGGCACGATTTATTTTggctcttaattaaaaaaataaaaatacattgttaaataaacccaaaaaaaataaaataaagaaatacaaCATACcttaggatgagaaaagaagagaatacTTGATCTCATGtgagaatgagagagagaatagagtgaaagagaaagagaaagagaaagaaagagaaacaggTGTGTGAGTGAAGAAGATAAATTCGTGATCTGTTATGATTCAGgtcttttatttagtttttaccGACGGGATTACCGATAggcaattaaatattaatattttcattggtgattttttcagtaaagtccaatgaaaattttcaaattatatgaaaattttcaaaaaaccccTCCAAATATTACTGAAGGCTTTTCATTCAATTGGTGATtctgttgagaaaaaaaatgaacagtCGAAAGATCATTAATTATCACCGCATTGAAAAGTGAACAATTCTCATGGTATCTAGAATATACCGACGAACATATTTCATCAGTATACCCATATGTAATGAACACCGTGAATAGTGCCAAGGTGAAGGGGAACAATTCTCATGATCTTTGGAATATATCGATAGACACATTCCGTTGGTATACTCATATGTAATGAACACCGTGAATAACGCCAGGGATGAAGGGAAACAATTCCCATGATAAATAGAATATACTGACGAACACATTTCATCGATATACTTGTATGTAATAAACATCGTGAATAATGCCAGGGTGAAGGGGAATAGTTCCCATGGTCTCTGAAAAATACCAACAGATATATTTTATCGGTATACTTGTATGTAATGAACATCGAGAATAGTGCCAAGGTGAAGGGACACAATTCTCATGGTCTCTAGAATATATTGATGGACACATTCCATCGGTATACCCGTATGTAATGAACACCATGAATGGTGCTAGGGTGAAGGGGAACAGTTCCCATGGTCTATAAAATATACTAACAAATACATTCTGTCGATATACCCGTATGTAATGTACAGTTTGTCGGTATTTTTATCTATGTAAAACAGTGTCTGATGCCAAATTATACTTATATTCCCTATGCCTATTTATGTATCCTGTAAATACTTAAATTTATAGTTGTACACGCAACACAATAACATCAGTTCacatcataatattaaaataaatattttcttgtcattcaataataaattaacataattgtCATTACATTGAAGTGAATTTCGTctataaatattacattatagtttatgGCATTACACATTCTTGTTAtgcaaattaattagaattctcttcttcttcgtcaattGACTCATTCTCATCTCCATTGCAATCTTGTATGTTGATTTCATCACTATCATTTTTATCGACTTAGCAGCACAGAAGTTTACTTTTAGCctattcccttcaggtaaaatattttttacccaTTCACCAATTTTGTACCTATGATCTGATTTGATGTTGAACACTTGTGCaacgaccgataatttactataatttatgaaaccatcccataatggttcatcagaatctttcaaagataaaaaaaaatttggtcgCGTCTGCACTAGGTTCTTTATCTATAATTAGACATTGACTAGTATGACCCTAATTCATTCTCATCGCATTGATAACTTTATTCCTATAAGAATTACTATTGTCATCAAcaacttcatgcacgttgctagaaTTAAAAGTTAACTCAACTATCCTTTCTACCATGGTATCAtaaggaacatatggttctTTGTGTGTATATCAatacaagtatttttttcatgaactcTTTTTGTAAacgatgcatcattacaacatttagatcgagaaactttttatttttacacctcttgcATGAACATCTAATACCTCTATCACTAATATTTTTCGGATTAGATagtgtgtaattaataaaactttgaaCCTCCTCAATCTTTGGGGTGAATCTGTATACAAccatgaatgatcatccattacttatatcaaacttatataaaataatgatgacaacatgtattaattaactacgttaacaaaataatttgcaaaaatattgatttagcttaaacttattcaatctattttaatagtacttttaattcattatcaattatctacataCATTCAAACATCTATATATTTACTGAAAATTTCAACtcgacaataaaattgataaaatataaaaccgGCCCGTTATTtaagccattatttatttcatcataaaacacctaagtaaaaaattcaacacaagtttcatcaatttacaaaaaatatataattttacaaaatctaaaataaactctaatatgtacaaattataaatccatacaacaaatttgtatgagaaaaaattataaaacaagaaaacacccaaacaaaatacatatactacaaaaaatatgcaaagaaaatcaacattttaaaattgagttcaaataaaaaaagatagatttgaTTACTTAAAGTGAagaatccttaataaaattttaattagaatacaGACGCATACAAATTGAGTGTTGTAGTGGTCGGATTTGTTGTGGGAGGTTGAATTATGTTGAGATAGGGGCAGGGGTGGCTATTTGTTGCAGGAAAAAATACACAGggaagaataagaaatgagGGAGGGGAGAGGAGGGTCGATC
It contains:
- the LOC133674746 gene encoding transcription factor bHLH68, which codes for MNRGVLQSSPVQQMMAGNPNWWSINNMRPPITHHQQPSPFLPPPSLFPQFLPSISSSSSSSLPLPSWNYDNPDQLPESWSQLLLGGLVCDEDKSNISNFQAKKMENWEEQVLHQASSASVVDVKQENSASNYVYGANEDFQAAAKPTACSQVIPASSPKSCVTSFSSNMLDFSTSKGDGRHPPPDRSSDCNSTATGGAVKKARVQSSSAQPTFKVRKEKLGDRITALHQLVSPFGKTDTASVLLEAIGYIRFLQSQIEALSLPYLGSGSTNMRQQQSVQGESNCIFPEDPGQLLNDSCIKRKGASQQDSHGEPKDLRSRGLCLVPVSCTLQVGSDNGADYWAPALGGGFR